The proteins below come from a single Eucalyptus grandis isolate ANBG69807.140 chromosome 3, ASM1654582v1, whole genome shotgun sequence genomic window:
- the LOC104457393 gene encoding LOW QUALITY PROTEIN: scarecrow-like protein 32 (The sequence of the model RefSeq protein was modified relative to this genomic sequence to represent the inferred CDS: inserted 2 bases in 2 codons) → MMQFTEIPPPQPQTPSFHQSPPPLFSSLSMNKNQVHRTRPWPGFPMPKSLGXLGDANCMEQLLVHCANAIETNDATLAQQILWVLNNIAPADGDSNQRLTCGFLRALIARAAKSGTCKMLAAMANAQNYDNLCNETHKFSIIELANFVDLTPWHRFXFTAANATIIEAVEGYSVVHIVDLSTTHCMQIPTLIDAIANRLEGPPLVKLTVAGAVEDAPPMLDLSYEELGSKLVSFARSRNIHMEFQVISSSYADGFSSLIEQLRMQKLMYSGGVGEPEALVINCHMMLHFVPDETVPLISDSEANPNYLFESSSVYSPRSTLLKALRCLDPNVVIIVDEDADFTSNNVASRLRSAFNYLWIPYDTVDTFLPRGSKQRQWYESYIYWKIQNIIAQEGLQRIERLEPKSRWVQRMRNADFRAVPFGEDAVSEVKAMLDEHAAGWGLKKEEDDLVLTWKGHNVAFAAAWLPA, encoded by the exons ATGATGCAATTCACTGAAATCCCACCACCACAACCTCAAACCCCCTCCTTCCACCAATCACCACCACCATTGTTTTCCAGCCTCTCCATGAACAAGAACCAAGTGCACCGAACCCGCCCTTGGCCCGGCTTCCCGATGCCCAAGTCCTTGG GCCTCGGAGACGCGAATTGCATGGAGCAGCTGCTAGTGCACTGTGCAAACGCCATCGAGACCAATgacgcgaccctcgcccagcaGATCCTCTGGGTCCTCAACAACATTGCCCCGGCCGATGGCGACTCGAATCAGCGGCTCACGTGTGGCTTCCTCCGGGCCCTCATTGCTCGGGCCGCCAAAAGCGGTACGTGCAAGATGCTGGCGGCCATGGCGAATGCGCAGAACTACGACAACCTGTGCAATGAGACGCATAAGTTCTCCATCATTGAGCTTGCGAATTTCGTCGACCTGACCCCATGGCATCGGT GATTCACCGCAGCGAATGCCACCATAATCGAAGCAGTCGAAGGGTATTCGGTGGTTCACATAGTCGACTTGAGCACGACGCATTGCATGCAGATTCCTACTCTTATTGATGCAATCGCCAATCGTCTGGAAGGGCCCCCATTGGTGAAGCTCACGGTTGCCGGCGCTGTGGAGGATGCGCCGCCCATGCTTGACCTTTCGTACGAAGAGTTGGGATCCAAGTTGGTGAGTTTCGCAAGGTCTCGAAACATACACATGGAATTTCAGGTCATTTCTTCGAGTTACGCAGACGGATTCTCGTCCTTGATTGAACAACTCAGGATGCAGAAACTAATGTACTCGGGAGGAGTTGGTGAACCGGAAGCACTGGTTATAAATTGTCACATGATGCTTCACTTTGTGCCCGACGAGACCGTTCCATTAATATCGGATTCCGAAGCAAACCCTAATTACCTCTTTGAGTCTTCATCGGTATATTCTCCTCGGTCGACCCTCCTTAAGGCACTTCGGTGCTTAGACCCGAACGTTGTCATCATAGTGGACGAGGATGCGGACTTCACATCGAATAATGTCGCCTCGAGATTGCGGTCAGCATTCAATTATCTTTGGATTCCTTACGACACGGTCGACACGTTCCTCCCGAGGGGAAGCAAGCAGAGGCAGTGGTATGAGTCTTACATATACTGGAAGATACAAAATATCATCGCGCAAGAGGGTCTTCAGAGAATCGAGAGGCTCGAGCCGAAGAGCCGGTGGGTGCAGCGGATGAGGAACGCGGACTTTCGGGCCGTCCCATTCGGAGAGGATGCAGTCTCGGAAGTCAAGGCCATGCTCGACGAGCATGCAGCGGGCTGGggattgaagaaggaagaagatgatcttGTATTAACATGGAAGGGACATAATGTAGCTTTTGCCGCTGCATGGTTGCCTGCTTGA
- the LOC120291772 gene encoding uncharacterized protein LOC120291772: MANIHFAMFSGVVWLAYLMADSVAIYALSIITNKLTKLDSQSVDADTQLNAFWAPFLLLHLGGPDAITAYALEDSELWLRHLSALVTQAGVTFYIFLMAWTGQKISILAIVVILAGLVKYGERVYVLWTASSEQFRESIPNPPPNYSKIMEQHKLMKAEGYDVIPHEVIKIRNVIEENIVDGANLLSQSPYKREQGALLVARDLVKIFQRLFADLLLSFEDRDTSGSVLKDKDPLTVFKIIEIELGIMYDLLYTKAKAIHISCGLACRIIGLVSISIVLVLFILIGITQ; encoded by the coding sequence ATGGCAAACATCCACTTTGCCATGTTTAGCGGGGTCGTTTGGCTGGCCTATCTAATGGCTGATTCAGTTGCCATCTATGCGCTCAGCATAATCACGAACAAGCTCACAAAGTTAGACAGCCAAAGTGTGGATGCGGACACCCAGCTGAATGCGTTCTGGGCGCCATTCCTCTTGTTACACTTAGGAGGCCCCGACGCCATCACAGCATATGCCCTGGAAGACAGTGAGCTCTGGTTGAGGCACTTGTCGGCACTAGTCACCCAAGCAGGAGTGACATTTTATATCTTCCTCATGGCATGGACTGGCCAAAAGATATCCATCCTCGCCATTGTAGTGATTCTTGCTGGGCTTGTCAAGTATGGTGAAAGGGTTTATGTGCTCTGGACTGCCAGCAGTGAGCAGTTCAGGGAATCCATCCCCAACCCGCCTCCTAATTATTCCAAGATAATGGAGCAACATAAGTTGATGAAGGCTGAGGGCTATGATGTCATACCGCACGAAGTGATCAAGATCCGCAATGTGATTGAGGAAAACATTGTGGATGGTGCCAATCTTTTGTCTCAAAGTCCTTATAAGCGTGAGCAAGGAGCATTGCTTGTGGCCAGAGACTTAGTTAAAATATTCCAACGCCTTTTCGCGGATCTCCTGCTGAGTTTCGAGGATCGTGACACAAGTGGTTCTGTGCTCAAAGATAAGGATCCCCTCACGGTCTTCAAGATCATCGAGATTGAATTGGGAATCATGTACGATTTGCTCTACACAAAGGCCAAGGCAATCCATATTAGTTGTGGCTTGGCTTGTCGCATAATTGGATTGGTTTCAATCAGCATCGTATTAGTACTCTTCATCCTGATCGGAATTACTCAGTAG